DNA sequence from the Podospora pseudocomata strain CBS 415.72m chromosome 2 map unlocalized CBS415.72m_2.2, whole genome shotgun sequence genome:
ATGAGCAGGTGATATCATGAGACTTCAGGTTACTCGATGTGTGGTTTGCAAAGGGCACCCTTCTCGTAGATGAGCATTTTGTAAAGTTCAGCTCTAATGGGTGCATCGATGCCCAGTTCCTTGCCGATCTCGGTACAGGTAACCTGGCCATTCTGTGTTCCGGAGCTCAAACTGCGTAGGGCCCAGATCCCGCGTGTTGCGAACCGTCGTATCAACCAGAGTCTCGTTTCCCTTGCCATACGGGCTTGCCGTGCGCACTTGATCAACTTGCCTGCCTGGGATTGAGACAGAAGCATTTTCACATGTCCAACATTACGGACGCAGATGCCAGCATGGGGTTGGGTCGGAAATTGGTCGAAAGTAACAAAGCATCCCGCTGGCTGGATGGTTTTGAGAGCAGCAGTTAGTTGTGCTTTCTGCGCTTCGTACTTGGGAGCGACAGGAGACGGGGGAGTGCCAGTGGGGTCCTGGGAGTCGAAGTGGTTGAAACTCGCCATTGTCGGATGTTGGAGTGATCAGGGGGTGTAGTTGAACGCGCTTGGCGATGGATTACTTGAGATTAAGTAGGTGGTGCTGTGGATTGATCTTTATGGGTAAAAGCGCGATGGTTGAAGTGCTCCTGAGCGCCATTGTTTGTTTTCATTGATGTTTCCAATAAACAAAGTCGTACAGTCAGGCAAACACAGTTGTTGCAATGTGGAACAAACTAGGGTTAGGAAATACCTTTGTATTGCATTGGGTTCAAGAAAGAGAGCAACAACATGCTTTCCAGGCTGGTTTCAGATTATCACTATTGCTTCTTCTCATGATCAGGACTGTCTAATCTCCCCCGCCAACGTTCACCTCACCGTTGATCCTTATCGAGCAGCAACATCTTGAATAcgaccatcatcatcgacccTAAACAACGCTAGTGCCATAGCATCCGAAAACATTGACCCAGGAGGCCGCTTGACGCTCAACATTCTCGTCAAGTTGATGGCGGGGTCTGGTGACACTGGGCTGACAGCGATTGGACCCGGTGACCTCGAACGCTTAGCAGGAGATTGATATCTGTCTCCATTGCCACCCATACAAGGCACATCCAGATTCTGGGACAGATTTGGATGTCTCCAGCGGTCATTAGAACTCATTGATGAGACAGGCGATGGCAGCACCCTCTCTTTCACGGCACTTCGCCTGCTCAAAGTGCCTGCAGATCGCTGCACGCTACCACTGGAATTGGTGATCCCCAGGCCGCCGTTCATGCTCAGACCTTCCATCTGGGCAGCCATATTCCCCATCTCACCCGGGGGCGACAGTGACCGCTGTGGGCTGAggtccctccccctcattgGCGATTTCGATCTTTGTGCGTTCATCCTCATATTCTCGTACAAGTTTGCCGGTCCGGGGGAGGCTCCTCGAGAGGCGTCCTTCTTTCGACTATCTCTGT
Encoded proteins:
- a CDS encoding uncharacterized protein (EggNog:ENOG503P0KC) gives rise to the protein MASFNHFDSQDPTGTPPSPVAPKYEAQKAQLTAALKTIQPAGCFVTFDQFPTQPHAGICAGKLIKCARQARMARETRLWLIRRFATRGIWALRSLSSGTQNGQVTCTEIGKELGIDAPIRAELYKMLIYEKGALCKPHIE